The following are from one region of the Arachis duranensis cultivar V14167 chromosome 10, aradu.V14167.gnm2.J7QH, whole genome shotgun sequence genome:
- the LOC107469916 gene encoding uncharacterized protein LOC107469916, protein MTLYQLVYGKACHIPLELEQKDFWALKLLNFYGNAAGEKRILQLQELEDLRSQAYENAKIYKEKAKRWYDQKIARREFEEGQKVLLFNSRLKFFPRKLKSRWSRPFTVLKASPYGHVELMEDKTQRTFTVNGHRLKHYLRGSLEEQRASYKLN, encoded by the coding sequence ATGACCCTATATCAGTTGGTGTACGGGAAGGCATGTCATATACCCCTTGAGCTTGAACAGAAAGACTTTTGGGCACTCAAGCTACTAAACTTTTATGGAAATGCTGCAGGGGAGAAAAGGATCTTGCAATTGCAAGAATTGGAAGATCTTAGATCTCAAGCatatgaaaatgccaaaatcTACAAGGAAAAAGCTAAGAGATGGTATGATCAAAAGATAGCAAGGAGAGAGTTTGAGGAAGGTCAGAAAGTGCTACTAttcaactcaagactcaaattCTTCCCAAGGAAACTTAAGTCTCGATGGTCAAGACCTTTTACTGTCCTTAAGGCATCCCCATATGGTCATGTAGAACTCATGGAGGACAAAACTCAGAGAACTTTCACTGTCAATGGCCATAGGCTCAAACATTACTTGAGAGGCTCTTTGGAGGAGCAGAGAGCGAGCTACAAGCTCAACTAA